Proteins from a genomic interval of Rosa chinensis cultivar Old Blush chromosome 2, RchiOBHm-V2, whole genome shotgun sequence:
- the LOC112188098 gene encoding embryo-specific protein ATS3B codes for MKAAVTFLLHFAFIFSTIQARSIIPQPKALRSFKVNNTQNVGSCSYSVSITTSCSSPRYTRDQISIAFGDAYGYQVYAPRIDNPRSRAFESCSTDTFQISGPCTYQICYVYLYRSGYDGWLVDTVTIYGHNTKAVTFYYNAYIPSDVWFGFNLCHGASASSTSSM; via the exons ATGAAGGCCGCTGTGACTTTCTTGCTCCATTTTGCCTTCATCTTCAGCACCATACAAGCAAGATCAATCATTCCACAGCCCAAAGCTCTCAGATCTTTCAAGGTCAACAATACCCAG AATGTAGGAAGTTGTTCTTACTCGGTTTCCATAACGACCAGCTGTTCTTCACCCCGATATACTCGAGATCAGATCAGTATTGCATTTGGTGATGCTTATGGCTATCAG GTGTATGCACCTAGAATAGACAATCCACGTTCGAGGGCATTCGAGAGTTGCTCCACCGACACATTTCAGATTTCCGGGCCATGCACGTACCAGATTTGTTATGTGTATCTCTATAGGAGTGGATATGATGGGTGGTTAGTAGACACAGTGACAATCTATGGTCATAATACAAAAGCTGTTACATTCTATTATAACGCTTATATTCCCAGTGATGTTTGGTTTGGATTTAATCTCTGTCATGGTGCTTCAGCATCATCCACTTCAAGCATGTAG
- the LOC112190629 gene encoding DEAD-box ATP-dependent RNA helicase 15 isoform X1: MYRMGEIRDNDGYEEELVDYDEEEQNAPTSVSAKPNGESAKKGYVGIHSSGFRDFLLKPELLRAIVDSGFEHPSEVQHECIPQAILGMDVLCQAKSGMGKTAVFVLSTLQQIDPVAGQVAALILCHTRELAYQICHEFERFSTYLPELKVAVFYGGVTIKVHRDLLKNECPHIVVGTPGRVLALARDKDLGLKNVRHFILDECDKMLESLDMRRDVQEIFRLTPHDKQVMMFSATLSKEIRPVCKKFMQDPMEIYVDDEAKLTLHGLVQHYIKLSESEKNRKLTDLLDALDFNQVVIFVKSVSRAAELNKLLADCNFPSICIHSGMPQEERLKRYKNFKEGLSRILVATDLVGRGIDIERVNIVINYDMPDSADTYLHRVGRAGRFGTKGLAITFVSSASDSDVLNQVQSRFEVDIKELPEQIDTSTYMQV, from the exons ATGTATAGGATGGGTGAAATCAGAGACAACGATGGGTACGAAGAAGAGCTCGTTGACTACGATGAGGAAGAACAAAACGCCCCCACCTCCGTCTCCGCCAAGCCCAATGGCGAATCCGCCAAAAA GGGCTATGTCGGCATCCATAGTTCGGGATTTAGAGACTTCCTGTTGAAACCAGAGCTGCTTCGGGCGATTGTGGATTCTGGATTCGAACATCCATCTGAAG TTCAACACGAGTGCATCCCTCAAGCTATTTTAGGAATGGATGTTCTTTGCCAAGCAAAATCTGGGATGGGCAAAACTGCAGTCTTTGTTCTGTCAACTCTTCAGCAAATAGATCCGGTTGCTGGTCAAGTTGCTGCTCTCATTCTATGCCACACAAGAGAATTGGCTTACCAG ATTTGTCATGAATTTGAGAGATTCAGTACGTATTTGCCCGAGTTAAAAGTTGCGGTTTTCTATGGAGGTGTAACTATTAAGGTTCACAGAGATTTGCTGAAAAATGAATGCCCTCATATTGTTGTTGGAACACCTGGGAGAGTGTTGGCTTTGGCAAGAGATAAAGACCTTGGATTAAAGAATGTGAGGCATTTTATTCTTGATGAATGCGACAAGATGCTCGAATCACTTG atatgAGGAGAGATGTGCAGGAGATCTTCAGGTTGACTCCTCATGACAAGCAAGTAATGATGTTTTCAGCAACGCTAAGCAAGGAAATCCGCCCTGTCTGCAAGAAATTTATGCAAGAT CCGATGGAAATTTATGTAGATGATGAAGCCAAGTTGACTCTTCATGGTCTCGTTCAG cATTACATCAAATTGAGTGAATCTGAGAAGAACCGCAAGTTGACCGACCTTCTTGATGCGTTGGATTTCAATCAAGTTGTTATTTTTGTAAAAAGTGTGAGCAGAGCAGCTGAGTTGAACAAGTTACTGGCTGACTGTAATTTTCCCTCTATCTGCATTCATTCTGGAATGCCCCAGGAAGAAAG GTTGAAAAGGTACAAGAATTTCAAGGAGGGCCTTTCAAGAATTCTTGTGGCAACAGATTTAGTAGGGAGAGGAATTGACATTGAGCGTGTTAACATTGTTATCAACTATGACATGCCAGATTCTGCTGATACCTACCTACACAGG GTTGGTAGAGCCGGAAGGTTCGGTACTAAAGGGTTGGCAATAACATTTGTCTCATCTGCATCGGACTCTGATGTACTTAATCAg GTCCAGTCAAGGTTTGAAGTGGACATAAAGGAGCTCCCAGAGCAAATTGATACTTCTACATACA
- the LOC112190629 gene encoding DEAD-box ATP-dependent RNA helicase 15 isoform X2, producing MGEIRDNDGYEEELVDYDEEEQNAPTSVSAKPNGESAKKGYVGIHSSGFRDFLLKPELLRAIVDSGFEHPSEVQHECIPQAILGMDVLCQAKSGMGKTAVFVLSTLQQIDPVAGQVAALILCHTRELAYQICHEFERFSTYLPELKVAVFYGGVTIKVHRDLLKNECPHIVVGTPGRVLALARDKDLGLKNVRHFILDECDKMLESLDMRRDVQEIFRLTPHDKQVMMFSATLSKEIRPVCKKFMQDPMEIYVDDEAKLTLHGLVQHYIKLSESEKNRKLTDLLDALDFNQVVIFVKSVSRAAELNKLLADCNFPSICIHSGMPQEERLKRYKNFKEGLSRILVATDLVGRGIDIERVNIVINYDMPDSADTYLHRVGRAGRFGTKGLAITFVSSASDSDVLNQVQSRFEVDIKELPEQIDTSTYMQV from the exons ATGGGTGAAATCAGAGACAACGATGGGTACGAAGAAGAGCTCGTTGACTACGATGAGGAAGAACAAAACGCCCCCACCTCCGTCTCCGCCAAGCCCAATGGCGAATCCGCCAAAAA GGGCTATGTCGGCATCCATAGTTCGGGATTTAGAGACTTCCTGTTGAAACCAGAGCTGCTTCGGGCGATTGTGGATTCTGGATTCGAACATCCATCTGAAG TTCAACACGAGTGCATCCCTCAAGCTATTTTAGGAATGGATGTTCTTTGCCAAGCAAAATCTGGGATGGGCAAAACTGCAGTCTTTGTTCTGTCAACTCTTCAGCAAATAGATCCGGTTGCTGGTCAAGTTGCTGCTCTCATTCTATGCCACACAAGAGAATTGGCTTACCAG ATTTGTCATGAATTTGAGAGATTCAGTACGTATTTGCCCGAGTTAAAAGTTGCGGTTTTCTATGGAGGTGTAACTATTAAGGTTCACAGAGATTTGCTGAAAAATGAATGCCCTCATATTGTTGTTGGAACACCTGGGAGAGTGTTGGCTTTGGCAAGAGATAAAGACCTTGGATTAAAGAATGTGAGGCATTTTATTCTTGATGAATGCGACAAGATGCTCGAATCACTTG atatgAGGAGAGATGTGCAGGAGATCTTCAGGTTGACTCCTCATGACAAGCAAGTAATGATGTTTTCAGCAACGCTAAGCAAGGAAATCCGCCCTGTCTGCAAGAAATTTATGCAAGAT CCGATGGAAATTTATGTAGATGATGAAGCCAAGTTGACTCTTCATGGTCTCGTTCAG cATTACATCAAATTGAGTGAATCTGAGAAGAACCGCAAGTTGACCGACCTTCTTGATGCGTTGGATTTCAATCAAGTTGTTATTTTTGTAAAAAGTGTGAGCAGAGCAGCTGAGTTGAACAAGTTACTGGCTGACTGTAATTTTCCCTCTATCTGCATTCATTCTGGAATGCCCCAGGAAGAAAG GTTGAAAAGGTACAAGAATTTCAAGGAGGGCCTTTCAAGAATTCTTGTGGCAACAGATTTAGTAGGGAGAGGAATTGACATTGAGCGTGTTAACATTGTTATCAACTATGACATGCCAGATTCTGCTGATACCTACCTACACAGG GTTGGTAGAGCCGGAAGGTTCGGTACTAAAGGGTTGGCAATAACATTTGTCTCATCTGCATCGGACTCTGATGTACTTAATCAg GTCCAGTCAAGGTTTGAAGTGGACATAAAGGAGCTCCCAGAGCAAATTGATACTTCTACATACA